In one Candidatus Nitrospira nitrificans genomic region, the following are encoded:
- the cysW gene encoding sulfate ABC transporter permease subunit CysW, with product MKSFRSTGSKELQWNDSPATESPLVRGLLMTAALFYLTLFLFVPLVAVFAEALKGGLSAYAGSFLHEDALAAIRLTLLVAVVAVPLNAVFGVAAAWAIAKFDFIGKQILITLIDMPLAVSPVISGLIYVLLFGAQGWLGPWLLEHDITIIFALPGIVLATIFVTVPFVARELIPLMQSQGREEEEAAITLGASGWQTFRRVTLPNIKWSLLYGVILCNARAMGEFGAVSVVSGHIRGSTNTMPLHVEILYNEYNAVSAFAVASLLTFLAIVTLAAKAIVERKLHAPTVVADPSAAVRAGRIQ from the coding sequence ATGAAATCTTTCAGGAGCACCGGTTCAAAAGAGTTGCAGTGGAACGATTCACCCGCCACCGAAAGCCCGCTTGTCCGTGGGCTGCTCATGACGGCCGCATTGTTCTACTTGACGCTGTTCTTATTCGTTCCGCTCGTCGCCGTCTTTGCCGAAGCGTTGAAAGGCGGTCTCTCTGCCTATGCCGGATCCTTTCTCCATGAAGACGCTCTAGCGGCCATTCGCTTGACACTCTTGGTGGCGGTTGTGGCAGTGCCGCTGAATGCCGTGTTCGGAGTGGCCGCGGCCTGGGCCATTGCGAAATTCGATTTCATCGGCAAACAGATCTTGATCACTCTCATTGATATGCCCTTGGCCGTCTCGCCGGTCATCTCCGGCTTAATTTACGTGCTCCTCTTCGGCGCGCAAGGTTGGCTGGGCCCGTGGTTATTGGAGCATGACATCACGATCATTTTTGCCTTGCCTGGAATCGTGCTGGCCACGATCTTTGTCACGGTCCCGTTTGTTGCGCGCGAACTGATTCCGCTTATGCAATCACAAGGGCGAGAGGAAGAGGAAGCGGCGATCACGCTGGGAGCCTCGGGCTGGCAGACCTTTAGGCGTGTCACATTGCCGAACATCAAGTGGAGCCTCCTCTATGGGGTCATCCTGTGCAATGCGCGCGCGATGGGAGAGTTCGGCGCGGTGTCGGTCGTCTCCGGCCATATTCGAGGATCGACCAACACAATGCCGTTGCACGTAGAAATTCTCTACAACGAGTACAATGCCGTCTCGGCCTTTGCAGTCGCATCGCTTTTGACCTTCCTGGCCATCGTTACTCTCGCGGCGAAGGCAATTGTCGAGCGGAAGTTACATGCTCCAACTGTCGTTGCCGATCCGAGCGCGGCTGTTCGGGCAGGGAGGATTCAATGA
- a CDS encoding sulfate/molybdate ABC transporter ATP-binding protein: protein MSIQVDHVTKRFGTFAVLNDVSLHVREGELVALLGPSGCGKTTLLRILAGLERPDQGRIFLQGAEVTDQRISERRVGFVFQHYALFRHMTVADNVAFGLNVLPRAQRPSVARIQEKVGELLGLVQLQAMADRYPGQLSGGQRQRVALARALAVEPKLLLLDEPFGALDAKVRKELRRWLRRLHDELHITGILVTHDQEEALEVADRVVVMHQGTIEQVGTPDEVYEHPANPFVYRFLGDVNVFHGRASEEQAVRERSEGPSVGLSDTVEEHEVTFVRPHDLELNRSRTSPDQFEATVRSVLTAGSRVRLELIVQGSAQTIEVELTKERYRELDLREGEFVFVHPKHRQVFKIPQP, encoded by the coding sequence ATGAGTATTCAGGTGGACCATGTCACGAAGCGCTTCGGAACATTTGCGGTGTTGAATGATGTCAGTCTTCATGTGCGGGAGGGTGAGTTGGTGGCTCTCCTTGGTCCGTCCGGTTGCGGCAAGACGACCCTGCTGAGAATTCTCGCCGGATTGGAACGCCCCGATCAAGGACGGATCTTTTTGCAGGGCGCGGAGGTCACGGATCAGCGGATCAGCGAACGCCGGGTAGGATTTGTCTTCCAGCACTATGCGTTGTTTCGCCATATGACTGTCGCGGACAATGTCGCATTTGGGCTGAATGTCCTGCCTCGGGCGCAACGGCCTTCGGTGGCCCGCATCCAGGAAAAAGTCGGTGAGCTGCTCGGACTCGTCCAGTTGCAGGCGATGGCAGACCGTTATCCCGGCCAATTGTCGGGAGGGCAGCGACAGCGCGTGGCGTTGGCCCGAGCGCTGGCCGTGGAACCGAAGCTTCTCTTGTTGGATGAGCCTTTTGGAGCGCTGGATGCGAAGGTCCGCAAAGAGCTGCGCCGTTGGCTGCGCCGACTCCATGATGAGTTACATATTACCGGCATTCTCGTCACGCACGACCAGGAAGAGGCTCTAGAAGTCGCCGATCGTGTCGTGGTGATGCATCAAGGCACTATTGAGCAGGTCGGTACCCCGGATGAAGTCTATGAACATCCCGCAAACCCCTTTGTCTATCGATTCCTGGGCGACGTCAACGTGTTTCATGGCCGTGCCTCCGAAGAGCAGGCCGTACGGGAGAGATCTGAAGGACCATCAGTCGGGCTGTCGGATACGGTTGAGGAACACGAAGTCACATTCGTTCGCCCTCATGACTTGGAACTCAACCGATCTCGAACAAGTCCTGATCAGTTTGAGGCCACAGTGCGGTCTGTTCTCACGGCTGGATCGCGAGTACGGCTTGAATTGATTGTCCAGGGCTCAGCGCAAACCATCGAAGTCGAACTGACCAAGGAGCGATATCGCGAGCTTGACCTTCGAGAAGGTGAGTTTGTGTTTGTCCATCCGAAGCATCGACAGGTTTTTAAAATACCCCAGCCATAA
- a CDS encoding class I SAM-dependent methyltransferase — MDLVLPDGSRLNFGQEPRVVLAIRDPNLLPALTHPTLGSLGEAFVDGRIDIDGDIISVIAGAERLVAAGGSPATARIPASSACHTPKQDLDDVKHHYDVSNDFYRLWLDDRMVYSCAYFQTGEETIDAAQEAKLDHICRKLRLQPGERVLDIGCGWGGLILHAAQHYGVRAVGITLSENQLVIAQQRIKEARLEGDVDAMLLDYRDAPERFGEGVFDKISSIGMFEHVGQNNFPVYFGVVRRLLRDRGLFMNHGITSPDADGRTVGSGVSEFMDKYVFPHTELPHLHSVIREMARQNFEVYDVESLRPHYARTLAHWSRNLEGQLNAARQVVGERTLRVWRAYLAGSSLAFSQGWLNVYQMLASRQEAEGQTEFPLTRAWMYH, encoded by the coding sequence ATGGACCTCGTCCTCCCGGACGGTTCGCGTCTCAACTTCGGCCAGGAACCTCGCGTCGTGCTCGCCATTCGAGACCCGAACTTGCTGCCGGCATTAACCCATCCCACGCTCGGATCGCTCGGTGAGGCGTTCGTCGATGGGCGCATCGATATCGACGGCGACATCATCTCCGTGATCGCCGGCGCCGAGCGCCTCGTGGCGGCCGGCGGCTCGCCGGCGACGGCCCGAATTCCCGCTTCGTCGGCCTGTCACACTCCCAAACAGGATCTCGACGACGTCAAACATCACTACGACGTGAGCAACGATTTTTACCGGCTCTGGCTGGATGACCGCATGGTGTATTCGTGCGCGTATTTTCAGACCGGGGAGGAAACGATCGACGCCGCGCAAGAGGCGAAGCTCGATCATATCTGCCGCAAACTACGCCTTCAGCCGGGCGAGCGAGTCCTCGATATCGGTTGCGGGTGGGGCGGTTTGATTCTGCACGCCGCACAACATTATGGCGTGCGGGCGGTCGGCATCACGCTGTCGGAAAACCAATTGGTCATTGCTCAACAACGCATCAAAGAGGCGCGGCTGGAAGGAGACGTTGACGCCATGCTGCTCGACTACCGGGACGCGCCTGAACGGTTCGGCGAAGGCGTGTTCGACAAGATTTCAAGCATCGGCATGTTCGAGCATGTCGGCCAAAATAACTTCCCCGTCTATTTCGGCGTGGTGCGTCGCCTGCTGCGCGATCGGGGGCTGTTCATGAACCACGGGATCACCTCACCCGATGCCGATGGACGCACGGTCGGCTCCGGCGTGAGCGAGTTCATGGACAAGTATGTGTTCCCGCATACCGAACTTCCCCATCTCCACTCGGTCATCCGGGAGATGGCAAGACAAAACTTTGAGGTATACGACGTCGAAAGTCTACGGCCGCACTACGCCAGGACGCTCGCGCATTGGTCACGCAACCTGGAAGGGCAACTCAACGCCGCTCGTCAGGTGGTCGGCGAGCGGACCTTGCGTGTCTGGCGCGCGTATTTGGCAGGCTCGTCGTTGGCCTTTTCGCAGGGTTGGCTGAATGTCTACCAAATGCTTGCCAGCCGTCAAGAAGCCGAGGGACAGACCGAATTTCCGCTGACCCGCGCATGGATGTATCACTAA
- a CDS encoding DMT family transporter, which produces MPRLALLLTTVIWGATFPATKAALEQISPLSFLLLRFLLGTLLVVLWFVICRRRLHHDRAVLRASALTTVFLFFGYLLQTVGLGHTSASNSAFLTALYVIFVPLMLMRIDGRVVSATAIAVVGLWLLVKPDTSMNLGNLMTLGCAVAFAGHIICLERFTRQVDAPSLLVWQMVAMTVLFLPAPWWEGTTQNDFLPTTVLLIGLGVTGVLATLAFAVQIWAQQQVPAQQVALLFASEPAYAAWLSWYFLGETLDVHGWIGSALILLAVLIGAWGG; this is translated from the coding sequence ATGCCGCGACTTGCCCTTCTCCTGACCACCGTCATTTGGGGCGCCACCTTTCCCGCTACCAAAGCCGCGCTTGAGCAGATTTCTCCGCTTTCTTTCTTGTTGCTCCGGTTCCTTCTCGGGACTCTGCTCGTAGTGCTGTGGTTTGTCATCTGCCGCCGTCGACTCCACCATGATCGTGCCGTATTGAGGGCGAGCGCGCTTACGACCGTCTTCCTCTTTTTCGGGTATCTGTTGCAAACAGTCGGGCTCGGCCATACAAGCGCTTCCAATTCAGCCTTTCTGACGGCCTTGTACGTGATCTTTGTGCCGCTGATGCTGATGCGGATCGACGGGCGGGTGGTGTCGGCGACGGCGATTGCGGTGGTCGGGCTCTGGCTATTGGTCAAACCCGACACCTCCATGAACCTGGGCAATCTCATGACGCTTGGGTGCGCCGTTGCGTTTGCGGGTCATATCATCTGTCTCGAGCGGTTCACCCGGCAAGTCGATGCTCCGTCGCTCCTTGTGTGGCAGATGGTGGCGATGACGGTGTTGTTTCTTCCGGCTCCATGGTGGGAAGGGACGACGCAGAACGATTTTTTGCCGACGACCGTCTTGCTGATCGGCCTTGGCGTCACGGGGGTTCTGGCCACGCTGGCGTTCGCCGTCCAGATATGGGCGCAGCAGCAAGTGCCGGCGCAACAGGTGGCGTTATTATTTGCGTCTGAACCGGCCTACGCGGCCTGGTTGTCCTGGTACTTTCTGGGAGAAACGTTGGATGTTCACGGGTGGATCGGGAGCGCGCTGATCTTGTTGGCGGTGCTGATCGGAGCATGGGGCGGCTGA
- the hemH gene encoding ferrochelatase yields the protein MPATHRHTAILLMAMGGPDCLENVEPFLLDVRGGRPTSPELIEEIRERYRVTGGKSPAVGITHEVAKKLEQQLNSSRNGRYRVYVGLRHWHPFIKETYAELLKSSPEQIIGICMAPQQSSLSTGAYRKKVEEARAGLGDGTPVTYLGSWNRHPKLIAALVESIRQGLLKFPADARASVPVLFTAHSLPERIVAMKDPYPDEVTGTVEAVTQHLGNRPTYFAYQSQGRSSEPWLGPTVESMLETIQLAGHRYVLVAPIGFICDHVETLFDIDIELKQLAMNRGIHLERMAMLNDSLPLIETLRDVLAAHESSLPIQS from the coding sequence ATGCCTGCTACGCACCGTCACACCGCCATTCTTTTGATGGCCATGGGTGGGCCGGATTGCCTGGAGAACGTCGAGCCATTTTTGCTCGATGTTCGCGGTGGCCGACCGACATCGCCCGAGCTCATAGAGGAAATTCGTGAACGGTATCGCGTGACCGGCGGGAAATCGCCGGCTGTCGGTATTACCCACGAAGTGGCGAAGAAACTAGAGCAACAGTTGAATAGCTCGAGGAATGGCCGATACCGGGTCTATGTTGGGTTGCGGCATTGGCATCCGTTCATTAAGGAAACGTACGCCGAGCTGCTGAAGTCCTCGCCGGAACAGATCATCGGGATTTGCATGGCCCCGCAACAGTCCTCACTGAGTACCGGCGCCTATCGGAAAAAGGTCGAAGAAGCCCGTGCTGGATTGGGGGACGGTACCCCCGTCACGTATCTCGGGAGTTGGAACCGCCATCCTAAACTGATTGCGGCTCTTGTTGAGAGCATCCGGCAGGGGCTTCTGAAGTTTCCTGCCGACGCGCGGGCATCGGTGCCCGTGCTGTTTACGGCGCATAGCTTGCCTGAACGGATCGTGGCCATGAAGGATCCCTATCCTGACGAGGTCACAGGCACGGTCGAGGCAGTCACGCAACATTTGGGGAACCGACCGACGTACTTTGCCTATCAAAGTCAGGGGCGATCGAGCGAGCCCTGGCTTGGACCCACCGTGGAATCGATGTTGGAAACCATCCAGCTGGCGGGGCACCGGTATGTGCTGGTGGCGCCTATCGGCTTTATCTGCGACCATGTGGAAACGCTCTTCGATATCGACATCGAACTCAAGCAGCTGGCGATGAACCGAGGCATACACCTCGAGCGCATGGCCATGCTGAACGACTCTCTCCCGCTCATCGAGACGTTACGTGACGTCTTGGCGGCACACGAATCCTCGCTCCCTATTCAGTCGTGA
- a CDS encoding acyl-CoA desaturase, with product MSDAQSLHSTKSPDAWYSVLRWFDSWAGLEHTKVEGPPKVDWIRSIPFIAVHLMCAGVIWVGWSWTAVGVAVAFYYLRMFAITGWYHRYFSHRTFKTSRTVQFLFALLGGSCAQRGPLWWAGHHRHHHIASDTPEDVHSPRQGGFLWSHMGWIMSQTFYAPRLKSITDFAKFPELRFLDRFDVLMPTIAGFGMFGLGRLLETYAPGLGTNGPQMLIWGFFISTVALVHGTCTINSLSHVYGSQRYITGDDSRNNFFLAMITMGEGWHNNHHYYPASTRQGFYWWEIDMTYYCLKGLEWMGLVWDIRGVPEYVREGKTKQDSDRSVLKKKIEAAVKATELPAPQPQLELTPP from the coding sequence ATGTCCGACGCGCAATCGCTTCACTCGACGAAGTCCCCGGATGCCTGGTATTCCGTTCTCCGATGGTTTGACTCATGGGCGGGCCTTGAGCACACGAAAGTAGAGGGGCCACCCAAGGTAGACTGGATTCGCAGTATTCCCTTCATTGCCGTACATCTGATGTGCGCGGGAGTCATTTGGGTAGGCTGGAGTTGGACCGCTGTGGGCGTCGCGGTCGCCTTCTATTACCTCCGCATGTTTGCCATCACCGGATGGTACCACCGCTACTTCTCGCATCGTACGTTCAAGACCTCTCGTACGGTACAGTTTTTATTTGCCCTGCTCGGAGGAAGTTGCGCCCAACGCGGTCCCTTGTGGTGGGCCGGCCATCACCGCCATCACCACATCGCGTCAGACACGCCGGAGGATGTGCATTCCCCGCGCCAGGGTGGATTTCTCTGGTCGCACATGGGCTGGATCATGTCGCAGACATTTTATGCGCCACGACTCAAAAGCATCACGGATTTCGCGAAGTTTCCGGAACTGCGGTTTCTCGACCGGTTTGATGTTCTGATGCCCACCATTGCGGGATTTGGGATGTTCGGTCTCGGTCGATTGCTGGAAACCTACGCGCCCGGACTCGGCACGAATGGGCCTCAGATGCTGATTTGGGGATTTTTCATCTCGACCGTCGCACTGGTTCATGGGACCTGCACGATCAATTCCCTGTCCCATGTGTATGGGTCACAACGATACATCACCGGCGACGACAGCCGAAACAACTTCTTTCTGGCCATGATTACGATGGGGGAAGGCTGGCACAACAACCATCACTACTATCCGGCTTCGACCAGACAAGGCTTTTACTGGTGGGAAATCGACATGACCTACTACTGCCTCAAGGGACTTGAGTGGATGGGATTGGTCTGGGATATCCGCGGTGTCCCGGAATATGTACGGGAAGGAAAAACCAAACAGGATTCAGACCGCAGTGTGCTCAAAAAGAAGATTGAAGCAGCCGTGAAAGCCACGGAACTTCCGGCGCCGCAACCGCAACTTGAGCTGACCCCTCCTTAG
- a CDS encoding substrate-binding domain-containing protein, translated as MTVGRFVTGLLVGLILCAPHGTFAQTAGSLVIAGNGPEQTTIEALARAFEKANPRVYIDILWDEDSNPLQLLTGGQAHIAVTGTEDPAFAATQIGWDGIGILVHLSNFTKEVTTQQVADIFSGKIKEWSELGGPETKILLIDRPPNQNVREPFETHLGIRGKIFESAKVLGGDEVVVKTVVGTLPPLSAAAYISLSTGLSAVSGGVAVRLLPVDKVEPEVPTVKDGRYSLRRPLLLLSKKESNTLVEAFSTFALSPPGQTIIGDMYVPMPKK; from the coding sequence ATGACCGTGGGACGATTCGTAACCGGACTGCTCGTCGGCCTGATCCTCTGTGCGCCCCATGGCACTTTTGCTCAAACAGCCGGAAGCCTGGTCATTGCCGGCAACGGGCCCGAGCAAACGACCATTGAGGCCCTGGCTCGCGCTTTTGAAAAAGCCAATCCCCGTGTCTATATCGACATCCTGTGGGACGAGGATTCCAACCCGTTGCAATTGCTCACAGGAGGCCAGGCCCACATTGCCGTCACAGGGACCGAAGATCCGGCTTTCGCGGCGACTCAGATCGGTTGGGATGGAATCGGCATTTTGGTCCACTTATCCAACTTCACCAAGGAGGTGACGACGCAGCAAGTCGCCGACATTTTTTCCGGAAAGATCAAGGAATGGTCGGAACTGGGTGGACCGGAGACCAAGATTCTCCTGATCGACAGGCCACCCAACCAGAATGTTCGAGAACCCTTCGAAACCCACCTCGGGATTAGAGGAAAAATTTTCGAATCCGCCAAAGTACTCGGCGGAGATGAGGTCGTCGTGAAGACCGTCGTCGGCACCCTCCCCCCCCTCTCCGCAGCTGCCTATATTTCGCTGAGTACCGGCCTCTCGGCTGTCTCAGGCGGCGTCGCCGTCCGCTTGCTGCCGGTGGATAAGGTGGAGCCGGAAGTGCCGACCGTGAAAGACGGCCGCTACAGCCTCCGTCGCCCTCTGCTGCTGCTTTCGAAAAAAGAATCGAATACCCTGGTTGAGGCCTTTTCAACGTTTGCGCTCTCCCCTCCCGGTCAAACGATTATCGGAGACATGTATGTTCCGATGCCGAAGAAATAG
- the hemG gene encoding protoporphyrinogen oxidase has translation MTRPRTVVIVGGGISGLATAFSLQEQATKAGLTLRCAILESGSSWGGKIVTHRVGEIVTEAGPDSFLSQKQAGLDLCAKLGLTDQLINTNQTDKKACVLYRGRLHDLPEGLLSFVPKQLGSFLHSGLLSWSGLARMGLEFAVPPGSSREDEPLAAFLRRRFGVQAFERILEPLMAGIYAGDAEHMSLRATFPRFFELEQQYGSVVRGMMAAKKAASSVSNGRPGRTMFVSLKNGLSDLVTALTSRLTRQGVELRLGCRVDALRVRSHELGRWMYDLILEDGSALSADSVVLATPAYVAAELVRPLTPLAGGLLDMIPYASTATIAMVFPRTLTSAIEGFGFIIPRTEQRDLIAATWTSLKWPHRAPADQLLARCYIGGVGREDILQSDDGTLVAKVREELAAVCGIDVAPSYTEVNRWWKAMPQYTIGHLDRLAQLEAALSRYPGLILTGAGYHGVGIPDCIRDSAAAAERVVQDLIGGTSVTRRPLGDELEPKAKVMDAGRA, from the coding sequence GTGACTCGACCACGGACAGTCGTGATCGTCGGTGGGGGCATTTCCGGCCTGGCCACCGCATTTTCACTCCAAGAGCAGGCGACGAAAGCCGGTCTGACTCTCCGCTGCGCGATCCTTGAATCAGGATCGTCCTGGGGAGGAAAAATCGTCACGCATCGGGTCGGCGAGATAGTGACGGAAGCCGGACCGGACTCATTCCTGTCCCAAAAACAGGCCGGCCTGGATCTTTGCGCGAAGCTCGGCCTTACCGATCAACTCATCAATACCAATCAGACGGACAAGAAAGCCTGTGTTCTGTATAGGGGACGACTGCACGACTTACCAGAGGGACTGCTTTCATTCGTCCCGAAACAATTGGGGTCGTTCCTTCACAGCGGACTATTGAGCTGGTCAGGGCTGGCCCGGATGGGACTCGAATTCGCCGTTCCGCCTGGTTCCTCCCGGGAAGATGAGCCGTTGGCGGCGTTTCTTCGCCGCCGGTTCGGCGTTCAGGCATTCGAGCGGATACTGGAGCCACTCATGGCCGGGATCTACGCGGGGGACGCCGAGCACATGAGTCTGAGGGCTACGTTTCCACGGTTCTTCGAGCTCGAACAGCAGTACGGCAGCGTCGTTCGCGGCATGATGGCCGCCAAGAAAGCCGCCTCGTCGGTTTCCAATGGCCGACCAGGGCGTACGATGTTCGTCAGCTTAAAGAATGGTCTCAGCGATTTGGTCACGGCTCTGACGAGTCGATTGACACGGCAGGGTGTGGAGCTTCGATTAGGTTGCCGGGTCGATGCGCTGAGAGTGAGATCACATGAGTTGGGCCGGTGGATGTACGACCTGATCCTTGAGGATGGATCGGCGCTTTCTGCGGATAGCGTGGTTCTTGCCACACCGGCGTATGTGGCAGCGGAACTGGTGCGTCCATTGACACCGCTCGCCGGTGGACTATTGGACATGATTCCCTATGCCTCGACTGCCACCATTGCGATGGTGTTTCCACGGACGCTGACGAGCGCCATCGAAGGATTCGGATTTATCATCCCGCGAACAGAGCAGCGTGATTTGATCGCCGCAACCTGGACGTCGCTGAAGTGGCCGCATCGCGCTCCGGCGGATCAGCTGTTGGCGCGATGCTATATCGGTGGCGTAGGCCGGGAAGACATTCTTCAGTCGGATGACGGGACGCTGGTGGCCAAAGTCAGAGAGGAGCTCGCTGCGGTATGCGGCATCGATGTAGCGCCCAGTTACACGGAAGTGAATCGATGGTGGAAGGCGATGCCGCAGTACACGATCGGCCATCTCGATCGATTAGCGCAACTCGAGGCGGCACTCAGCCGGTATCCTGGGTTGATCCTCACGGGGGCGGGCTATCATGGGGTCGGCATCCCCGACTGCATCCGTGACAGCGCTGCCGCGGCCGAACGGGTGGTGCAGGATCTCATCGGTGGAACCAGTGTGACACGACGACCCCTCGGGGACGAGCTTGAGCCTAAGGCGAAGGTTATGGATGCAGGCCGAGCATAA
- the hemE gene encoding uroporphyrinogen decarboxylase yields the protein MNDRFLRACRREPVDCTPVWFMRQAGRYMSEYRTLRAKHSILEMCKTPELAAQVTLQPIDRFPLDAAIIFADILLPLEPMGLTLEFAAGEGPVIHNPVRDRAAVDRLKVIDGDELDYVAEAIRQTRRALDGRVPLIGFAGAPFTLASYAIEGGGSRNYLHTKQMMYGDPTAWHRLMDKFASVLTGYLRRQIKAGAQAIQLFDSWVGCLSAGDYAEYVKPHVQRIFDGLTREGVPMIHFGTGTTAILRQMREAGGDVIGIDWRVHLDEAWSMVGHDRAVQGNLDPLVLFAPLHEIERRVEDILRRAGGRSGHIFNLGHGILPTTPVDHVAATIDMVHKLSQR from the coding sequence ATGAACGACCGATTCCTCAGAGCTTGCCGCCGCGAACCCGTCGATTGCACGCCGGTGTGGTTCATGCGCCAAGCCGGACGCTACATGTCCGAATATCGAACGTTGCGCGCGAAACATTCGATTCTCGAGATGTGCAAAACGCCTGAGCTTGCAGCCCAAGTCACGCTTCAGCCGATTGATCGGTTCCCCTTGGATGCCGCCATTATCTTCGCCGACATTCTGCTCCCGTTGGAGCCGATGGGGCTCACCCTGGAGTTTGCGGCGGGGGAAGGGCCGGTGATCCATAATCCGGTCCGTGATCGAGCGGCGGTGGATCGACTCAAAGTGATCGACGGGGATGAACTCGATTATGTGGCCGAAGCGATTCGCCAAACGAGACGGGCGCTCGATGGGCGAGTGCCGTTGATCGGATTTGCCGGCGCGCCATTCACGTTGGCCAGCTATGCCATCGAGGGAGGAGGGTCCCGCAACTATTTGCACACCAAACAGATGATGTACGGCGATCCCACAGCCTGGCATCGCCTCATGGACAAATTTGCGTCCGTGCTCACCGGGTATCTCCGGCGACAGATCAAGGCGGGGGCTCAGGCGATTCAGCTCTTCGATAGTTGGGTCGGCTGTCTCTCGGCCGGTGACTATGCCGAATATGTGAAGCCGCATGTCCAGCGAATTTTCGATGGGCTTACGCGGGAAGGTGTGCCGATGATTCATTTCGGCACCGGCACGACGGCCATTTTGCGGCAGATGCGCGAGGCAGGCGGCGATGTCATCGGGATCGACTGGCGGGTTCACTTGGACGAGGCCTGGTCGATGGTCGGACATGATCGCGCCGTGCAAGGCAATTTGGATCCGCTGGTGCTGTTTGCGCCGCTCCATGAAATCGAACGCCGTGTGGAGGACATCTTGCGGCGAGCCGGTGGGCGTTCCGGGCATATCTTTAACCTGGGTCACGGTATTTTGCCGACCACACCGGTCGACCATGTTGCCGCGACGATTGACATGGTCCATAAGCTCAGCCAGCGGTGA
- a CDS encoding FmdB family zinc ribbon protein, with translation MPLYEYRCGQCEKQFEANQSVYARVEDTECPFCRARQATRLMSSFSSNIVGDRKPGFTELKAKAMNEERMERFAKLPPLNAKRTMPPPNITSESDPMPPEGSTS, from the coding sequence GTGCCCCTCTACGAGTACCGTTGTGGACAGTGCGAAAAACAATTCGAGGCGAATCAATCCGTGTATGCCAGGGTCGAAGACACGGAATGCCCATTTTGTCGGGCCCGCCAGGCGACTCGGCTCATGTCTTCGTTTTCATCCAATATCGTGGGTGATCGCAAACCCGGCTTCACTGAGCTGAAAGCCAAGGCCATGAACGAGGAACGGATGGAGCGTTTCGCCAAGCTACCGCCGCTGAATGCCAAACGTACCATGCCGCCGCCGAACATTACCTCCGAGTCAGATCCTATGCCACCGGAAGGATCAACCTCTTGA
- a CDS encoding IPT/TIG domain-containing protein, translated as MAPHFLMPFLMVSLFGFVCFPLHSLAEEGVIVDGAGYTLHDTESIKGHDEQKIAKDPVCDSSRKPKILSVEPDEAKPGQTITIKGEHFGTSDCFRGVAFSAAGPAKIDYTFVNDTTITVTVPDMQPGMSFIDIVAGGGNARSKAFLVQAR; from the coding sequence ATGGCTCCGCACTTCCTGATGCCCTTTTTGATGGTCTCGTTGTTTGGGTTCGTCTGTTTCCCTCTACACTCCCTTGCCGAAGAGGGAGTGATCGTCGACGGAGCGGGCTACACGCTGCACGACACAGAATCGATCAAAGGGCACGACGAACAGAAAATTGCGAAAGACCCCGTCTGCGACAGCAGCAGAAAACCAAAGATCCTAAGCGTGGAACCAGACGAGGCCAAGCCGGGACAAACGATCACCATCAAGGGCGAGCATTTTGGAACAAGCGATTGTTTCCGTGGCGTGGCATTCAGTGCGGCCGGCCCCGCGAAGATCGACTACACATTCGTGAACGACACGACTATTACAGTGACCGTTCCTGATATGCAGCCCGGCATGTCATTCATTGATATCGTGGCCGGCGGCGGCAACGCCCGTTCAAAAGCCTTCTTGGTGCAGGCCCGATAG